The following is a genomic window from Deltaproteobacteria bacterium.
GCGAACGTGCCATACAAGGAGATCGAGCAGGTCGTCGCCGGCTACGTCTACGGCGACTCCACCTGCGGCCAGCGCGCCGCTTATGAAGTCGGGCTCACCGGCATCCCTGTCATCAATGTGAATAACAACTGCTCCACCGGCTCGACCGCGCTGTTCATGGCGCGCCAGGCTGTCGAGGGCGGGCTGGCCGAGTGCGTGCTCGCGCTGGGCTTCGAGAAGATGGAGAAGGGCGCGCTCGGCAACAAGTTCAACGACCGCACCAACCCGCTCGAGCCGCACGTCAACGTGATGAACAAGGTGCAGGGCTTCAACTCTGCCCCGCCCGCGGCGCAGATGTTCGGCGGCGCCGGCCGCGAGTACCGCTGGAAGTACGGCACCAAGCGCGAGACCTTCGGCAAGATCAGCGAGAAGGCGCGCAAGCACGCCAGCAAGAACCCGTATGCACTGTTCAATCAAGTGTTGAGCCTGGACGAGATCATGGCCTCGCCCGAGGTCTTCGATCCGCTCACCCGCTTCCAGTGCTGCCCGCCCACCTGCGGCGCGGCCGCGGCGGTGCTCTGCAGCGACGAGTTCGCCAAGAAGCACGGCATCAGCAAGCCCGTGTACATCGCGGCGCAGGTGATGAAGACGGACTTCGCCTCCTCGTTCGAGGAGGACTCGATGATCAAGATGTGCGGCTTCGACATGGCCAAGGTGGCGGCCAAGGAGACGTACGAGAAGTCGGGCCTCGGCCCCGAGGACGTGGACGTCATCGAGCTGCACGACTGCTTCACCGCGAACGAGCTACTGACTTATGAGGCGCTGGGGCTCTGCCCCGAGGGTGGCGCCGAGAAGTTCATCTGGGACGGCGACAACACCTACGGCGGCAAGTGGGTCACGAACCCGTCGGGCGGCCTGCTCTCCAAGGGCCACCCGCTGGGCGCCACCGGCCTCGCGCAGTGCACGGAGCTGGTGTGGCAGCTGCGCGGCACGGCCGAGCAGCGCCAGGTGCCGGACGCCAAGGTCGCGCTGCAGCACAACCTCGGCCTCGGCGGCGCGTGCGTGATGACGATGTACCGGCGCGACTAAACAGTATCTCTTCAGTGCGGTGACAACGCGCCAGGCATGGCGCTCTCGGCCGGTGGCGTCTCGCCGGCCGACTGCGACATCGGCCAGACCGTCGGGCCGCCGTCCGCTTCGGCCCAGCTGGTCGTCGGCTTGACGTCCAGCGGCCCGCCCGGCCGATGCAGATCCGCGCTGTGCGACGGCGGCTCGGGCGCTTGAACCGGCCGGAGCTCCTCGTTCGCGGGCGCAGACGCGCAGGCCCACGCGAGCAACGCCAGCGCAGCGATGGCAAGCGCGCGCCTCACGGATGGCTACCGCCGGCTCTGCGGCTTGGCGTCCACGATGGTCACCGCGACGGCGCTGCCGCTCGAGGCCAGCAGCCGCGCGCCGATCACGAAGTCCTGGCCCATGGTCAGCTCCAGCTTGGGCGTGCCCGACACGCGCCACTCGGCGCCCACCTGAATGGTGCCCAGGATCTCGCGCTCGGTGCTGGTGGAGTCGAGGCTCTCGAAGAGCACCACCGGCACGGGCGCGTTCCACGTCGGCAGGCCCTCGAGCGGAATCTCCAGCTTCGCGGGCAGCGGCGTGTTCGCGGGGATGGCCTCCACCGTGCGGCCGCCGGGCAGCATGAGGTTGATCGACATGGGCACCACGTCGGCCAGCCCGCTCGCGCCACGCGCCAGGTTGCGCCCCAGGATGGCCGCGCCGATGGCCACGCCGAGCTCGGGGTGCACGTCCTTCTCCGAGGAGAAGCGCTTGAAGTGCTTGAGCCGCTCGCGAATCGCGGGCATGCGCGTCTGGCCACCCACCAGCACCAGCTCGTCGATCTGATCGGGCTTGAGCTTGGCGCGTTCGAGCACGTCGTCCACGGTGGCGGCCACGCGCTCGATGAGCTTGAAGCAGAGCTGCTCCACCTCGGTGCGCGTGAGGTTGAAGTCGAAGTGCAGGAACTGCTCGTCCTTCTGCACGATGCAGGGCACGCGGAGGTGGGCGCTGTCGCCCTTGGAGAGCGCGATCTTGGCGCTCTCGGCGGCGAACATCAGGCGCTGCATGACCACGGTGTTGGAGCGCAGCTCCACCCCGTACTGCTCGCGGAAGCGATCCACCAGGTTCTCGACGATGAGCTCGTCGAAGTTGGCGCCGCCCAGGAACGCGTCGCCGCCGGTGGCCAGCACGTTCACCACGCGGTTGTTCACCGACATCACCGTGGCGTCGAGCGTGCCGCCGCCGAGGTCGAACACGAGCACCGTCTGCTCGGGGTTTCTCAAGTTTGCATAGTAGAGCGCGGCCGCCGTGGGCTCGTTCACCATGGCCAGGAGCTTGAGCCCGGCCTTCTCCACGGCCACGCGCAGGGCCTCGCGCTGGCGCACGCTCGCGTGTGCGGGCACGCCCATCACGCACTCGGTGAAGGGCCCGCCCAGGGTGTTGCTCGCCTGCTCCACGATGTGTGAGACCACCTGGCGGGCCACGTCCGTGAGCGGCTTCACCTGGCCGTAGACGTGGAAGGCGCAGTAGCCGTCCTCGCCCTCCACCAGCTCGTAGGCGAACTTCTCGCGGTGCCGGGCCACGTACTCGCTCTGGTAGCGCCGGCCCAGGAAGCGCTTGGCCTCGAAGATGGTGTGCCGCGGGTCGTCGACGATCTGGCTGCGCGCGGCGTGCCCCACCACCGCCTTGTCCGCCGCGCGGTACCAGGCCACCGAGGGCATCACGAAGACCTTGTCGCGCACCGGCACCAGCTTGAGCTTGCCGTTGGCGTCGAAGTACGCGGCCGCGGTGTTGGTGGTGCCGAAGTCGATTCCCAGAACAGGTGCCATGGCGAGCCAAAGCATGGCACGCCGACATGAATCTGTGACCAGCGCCCACGCGGTCCTCGCACGCTGCGCTTGAAAATTTCGAAAGACCTCCTCGGGGCCGCGATTTCAAAGGGAGGCACGGCTGGGCTAGAACCGGCGCATGACGACTTCCGCGTTCGCCCTGCTGCTCGCGCCGCTGCTCGCGGCCACCGGGCCCACCAAGGTGCTGGTGATGCCGCTCTCCGCCGGGGAGGGCGTGAACGACGGCACCGCCAAGGCCATCACCGCGAGCGTGGTGGGCGAGGTGCGGCGGCGGCCCGGCCTGGCGGTGCTCACGAGCGAGGACGTGCAGGCGGTGGTCTCCGTCGATCGGCAGCGGCAGATGCTGGGCTGCACGGAGTCGTCGTGCCTGGCGGAGCTCGGCGGCGCGCTGGGCGTGGCCCAGGTGATCACCGGCAGCGTGGCGCGACTCGGCGCGAGCTGGCTCATCCACCTGCAGGTCATCGATGCGAACAAGGCGGTCGTGCTGCGCCAGTCCGACCGGCGCAAGAAGGGCGGCAACATCGACGACGTGCTCGACGAGCTCCCGGGAATGGTGGGCGAGCTCTTCGGCGCCGCAGCGCCACAGCCAGCGCCGCTGCCCGTGGGGCAGGCCAATCCGACGACGACCACGCCCGCTCCGATCGCGGCGGCGCCGATCACGCCCGCGAAGCTCGTGCCGTCCGGCGTCGATGAGCGCGCGGAGGTGACCGCGGAGGTCGCCAAGAAGCTCGTCGTGGCCACGGACAAGAACGGCCACTACCTGGCCTTCGTGCCCTTCAGCGGGCTCGAAGGTCCGCTCTTCGCGGGCGCACCCGAGGCGATGCATGCGCAGTACCTCGGCGGCGGCGGCTCCTCGGGGAACACCGAGTTCGACGTCTATTTCTGGGAGCCGCGGGTGCGCGCGCCGGCGGAGTCGTCGTTCGATTTCAAGAACGGCGCGTACACGCTCACCTGCGGCAAGAAGACCATTCCCTTCACGGCGCTCTCGGCGGCGGAGGCGAAGGCGTTTCTGAAGAAGGCGTCGCTGATGAAGCCGCGCTGGCGCCGGCAGGGCACGGTGCTCGGCCGCGACGACGACGGCAGCTACTACTACGTCGACTCACCGCGCGCCGACGACGCGCCCGCCGACGACGTGCACCTCTACATCGGCAAGAAGGGCCAGGTCGTGCCGGTGAAGGTGACCGACGTGCAGCGCGCGGGGCACACGCTGATGCTCGAGAGCGATGCCGGGTCCATCAAGCTCACCCTCGGCGACGACGAAGAAGCCCTGAAGACGCCGGGCAGCATCAAGTCAGCCGCGGGCGTGAGCAAGCCGATCACCCCGCTCGCGCTCTGGCCGAACAAGGGGATGATCTACACGCAGCTCGGCGCGTACGCGGGGCAGGCGCTGGGCACGGCCTGCGACCCGTTCCTGTAACGTAACGATTTCGTTACATCGAACGAGCCAGAAGCCACCAGCCACGGCTTTTAGGGCGCCCAGGGATCCATGCCGCTGGTGACCTTCTCGAGCTCCCAGGCCGCGAGCGCGTCGACGAGCCGCTCGTGCTCGGAGTCGAGGGTCTTGGCGCGGGCGCTGCCCAGGTAGCGGCCGGAGAACTCCTGCATCTTGGCGTCGAGGAAGAGCCGGGCCATGGCGATCTCGCTCTGGCCGTGGAACTCCTCGAAGCGCACGCCCATGCCCGACAAGGGCTCGCCCTGGTGCCGCATCAGCTCCGCGCGCACCTGCACCGGG
Proteins encoded in this region:
- a CDS encoding lipid-transfer protein; this encodes MGRKVNVIGVGMIKFSKPGESEDYHVMAAKAAKAALADANVPYKEIEQVVAGYVYGDSTCGQRAAYEVGLTGIPVINVNNNCSTGSTALFMARQAVEGGLAECVLALGFEKMEKGALGNKFNDRTNPLEPHVNVMNKVQGFNSAPPAAQMFGGAGREYRWKYGTKRETFGKISEKARKHASKNPYALFNQVLSLDEIMASPEVFDPLTRFQCCPPTCGAAAAVLCSDEFAKKHGISKPVYIAAQVMKTDFASSFEEDSMIKMCGFDMAKVAAKETYEKSGLGPEDVDVIELHDCFTANELLTYEALGLCPEGGAEKFIWDGDNTYGGKWVTNPSGGLLSKGHPLGATGLAQCTELVWQLRGTAEQRQVPDAKVALQHNLGLGGACVMTMYRRD
- a CDS encoding Hsp70 family protein, with product MLWLAMAPVLGIDFGTTNTAAAYFDANGKLKLVPVRDKVFVMPSVAWYRAADKAVVGHAARSQIVDDPRHTIFEAKRFLGRRYQSEYVARHREKFAYELVEGEDGYCAFHVYGQVKPLTDVARQVVSHIVEQASNTLGGPFTECVMGVPAHASVRQREALRVAVEKAGLKLLAMVNEPTAAALYYANLRNPEQTVLVFDLGGGTLDATVMSVNNRVVNVLATGGDAFLGGANFDELIVENLVDRFREQYGVELRSNTVVMQRLMFAAESAKIALSKGDSAHLRVPCIVQKDEQFLHFDFNLTRTEVEQLCFKLIERVAATVDDVLERAKLKPDQIDELVLVGGQTRMPAIRERLKHFKRFSSEKDVHPELGVAIGAAILGRNLARGASGLADVVPMSINLMLPGGRTVEAIPANTPLPAKLEIPLEGLPTWNAPVPVVLFESLDSTSTEREILGTIQVGAEWRVSGTPKLELTMGQDFVIGARLLASSGSAVAVTIVDAKPQSRR